One Tachysurus fulvidraco isolate hzauxx_2018 chromosome 2, HZAU_PFXX_2.0, whole genome shotgun sequence DNA segment encodes these proteins:
- the LOC113637040 gene encoding inter-alpha-trypsin inhibitor heavy chain H3-like isoform X3 → MERATIPLTLLSILAIGVISAPTKKSRDVDIYSFHINSTVNSRYAITTITSRVGNLLEESKEVHFQVKIPKNALITKFRMTTEGKTYDGVVKKKEEAEQQYNAAVSRGQSAGIVGSVGRTLEEFKTSVMVAALSKVTFELTYEELLKRRLGKYKLQINAQPMQPVADFKIDVYINEDPGISFLEVNGGLKSQELFNAVISTLASSTKEAWVNFYPTREQQTKCCGENGLNGDLIIEYDVKRPNPNGQLRASSGYFVHYFAPTDIQQIPKNVVFIIDRSGSMYGRKMDQTRVAMLKILGDLGQDDYFGLITFDSTIRVWKTELLQATERNVDQAKDFVKNIRDGGATDINAAVLKGVEMIRNPREGSASILILLTDGDPTSGETNTERIQANVKKAIDGKFPLYCLGFGFDVNFDFLEKMAQENDGVARRIYEDSDADLQLQGFYEEVATPLLTDVQLKYPGAANLTQTSFRQYYNGSEIVVAGQITDNSLETLQTEVIAISKNTNVTYQDSTSAKDLIDVLPQHENVIQRLWAHLTVKQLLEKEVALTGHEKEAAKKKALDLSLKYEFVTPLTSMVVTKPQEEETQVAHKPKEGAETPKTYHRVKQHSPPLPHNPFGPQRFPGIHSGQHFIQVLPGQSGQPGNPGVSIHTGQGLLLEEAEHMGYLPPDLSTDDVAVVVSPLLPGHPMPTFTTEDEPLHTTTPAVSVVRFLISAQPKQICYDTPVGHKLRLFLDGSSDISINGQLSEKGFTLVAIHYKTAKLLVSPNESVYSEGENSVKFVWGQPEPSSHESENMTIFQRTNELDITMGTVRVVILIHKNSGDVFLWPVVHKPGKDSNFRGILGKKDLQYEELQGSKLKINDQEVDATLSSAKDYRFAAAPGVECWLVPFQSALQGELSDFTVSQL, encoded by the exons ATGGAGAGAGCCACAATCCCATTAACTCTCTTGAGTATCTTAGCTATCGGTGTCATTTCTGCCCCGACCAAGAAG TCACGGGATGTTGACATCTACAGCTTCCACATCAATTCTACGGTAAACAGCCGCTACGCCATCACGACCATCACGAGCCGTGTGGGGAACCTCCTCGAGGAGTCCAAAGAGGTTCATTTCCAGGTCAAGATACCAAAAAATGCTTTAATCACCAAATTCAGGAT GACCACAGAAGGAAAGACATACGATGGAGttgtgaagaagaaagaagaggcAGAGCAGCAGTACAATGCGGCAGTATCCCGAGGACAAAGTGCCGGGATCGTCGG CTCGGTAGGACGAACGCTGGAGGAGTTTAAAACTTCGGTGATGGTGGCGGCTCTCAGTAAGGTGACCTTTGAACTCACCTACGAAGAGCTGCTAAAGCGACGGCTTGGCAAATACAAGTTACAAATCAATGCCCAACCGATGCAGCCTGTGGCAGATTTCAAG ATTGATGTGTATATTAATGAGGATCCAGGTATTTCCTTCCTGGAGGTAAACGGAGGGCTGAAATCTCAGGAGCTGTTCAATGCTGTAATCAGTACTCTAGCCAGCTCTACCAAAGAG gcATGGGTGAACTTTTACCCCACTCGTGAGCAGCAGACCAAGTGCTGTGGAGAAAATGGACTAAATGGAGACCTGATCATTGAGTACGACGTGAAGAGACCGAATCCAAATGGACAACTGAGG GCATCAAGCGGATATTTCGTCCACTACTTCGCACCCACAGATATTCAGCAAATCCCAAAAAATGTGGTTTTTATTATTGACCGAAGCGGCTCTATGTACGGCAGAAAGATGGACCAG ACTCGTGTGGCGATGTTGAAGATTTTGGGAGATCTTGGTCAGGACGATTACTTTGGCCTGATAACCTTTGACTCTACAATAAGGGTCTGGAAAACTGAACTTCTCCAAGCCACAGAAAGGAACGTTGATCAAGCGAAGGACTTTGTGAAGAACATTAGAGATGGAGGAG CCACGGACATCAACGCTGCAGTGCTGAAGGGGGTGGAAATGATCAGGAACCCCAGAGAGGGTTCTGCCTCCATCCTCATCCTGCTCACCGATGGAGACCCCACATCAG gtgaaacaaacacagaaagaaTTCAGGCCAATGTTAAAAAGGCCATTGATGGTAAATTTCCACTTTACTGTCTGGGGTTTGGATTTGACGTGAACTTTGACTTCTTGGAGAAAATGGCGCAGGAAAATGATGGAGTCGCACGCAGGATCTACGAGGACTCGGATGCTGACCTCCAGCTGCAG GGTTTCTATGAGGAAGTGGCCACGCCGCTCTTAACCGATGTCCAACTGAAATACCCCGGAGCTGCAAATCTCACCCAGACCAGCTTCAGGCAGTATTATAACGGCTCAGAGATCGTGGTGGCTGGACAAATCACAGACAACAGCCTGGAAACTTTACAAACCGAAGTCATCGCAATCTCA aaaaacacaaatgtcACGTACCAGGACTCCACGTCGGCAAAAGACCTCATTGATGTTTTACCGCAACATGAAAACGTCATCCAGAGACTGTGGGCTCATCTTACAGTGAAACAGCTCCTAGAGAAAGa agtggcCCTCACAGGACACGAGAAAGAAGCAGCCAAGAAAAAAGCTCTGGATCTTTCTCTGAAATATGAATTTGTGACTCCGCTCACCTCCATGGTGGTCACTAAGCCACAGGAAGAGGAGACACAAGTCGCCCACAAACCCAAGGAAGGTGCAGAGACACCCAAAACTTATCACAGAGTGAAGCAACATTCGCCTCCATTAC CACACAACCCATTTGGTCCACAAAGATTCCCAGGTATACACTCAGGACAACATTTTATACAAGTATTACCAGGACAATCAGGACAACCAGGAAACCCAGGTGTAAGCATACACACAGGACAAGGATTATTACTAGAAGAAGCAGAACACATGGGATATCTACCTCCAGACTTGTCGACTG ACGATGTAG CAGTGGTTGTTAGCCCTTTGTTACCAGGACATCCCATGCCAACATTCACGACAGAAGATGAACCTCTGCACACTACTACCCCTGCAG TAAGTGTTGTGAGGTTCTTAATTTCTGCTCAGCCTAAACAGATCTGCTACGACACGCCTGTAGGACACAAACTCCGACTCTTTCTGGACGGCTCATCAG ATATCTCTATAAATGGGCAACTCTCAGAAAAAGGCTTTACGCTAGTTGCTATTCATTATAAAACAGCCAAGCTTCTTGTGAGTCCCAATGAAAGTGTCTACTCTGAAGGAGAGAACAGTGTGAAGTTCGTGTGGGGGCAGCCAGAGCCCAGCAGTCATGAGTCAGAGAA CATGACAATATTTCAAAGGACCAACGAGTTAGACATCACCATGGGAACTGTACGCGTCGTTATCCTCATTCATAAGAACAGTGGAGATGTTTTTCTGTGGCCCGTTGTTCATAAACCAGGAAAAGATTCTAACTTTAGAGGCATTCTGG GAAAAAAAGATCTTCAGTATGAAGAGCTCCAAGGATCAAAGTTGAAAATCAATGACCAGGAAGTTGATGCAACGCT GAGCTCTGCCAAAGACTACAGATTTGCTGCTGCCCCTGGTGTGGAATGTTGGCTTGTACCATTCCAGTCTGCCCTGCAGGGGGAGCTCTCTGACTTCACTGTCTCACAGCTGTAG
- the LOC113637040 gene encoding inter-alpha-trypsin inhibitor heavy chain H3-like isoform X1, translating into MERATIPLTLLSILAIGVISAPTKKSRDVDIYSFHINSTVNSRYAITTITSRVGNLLEESKEVHFQVKIPKNALITKFRMTTEGKTYDGVVKKKEEAEQQYNAAVSRGQSAGIVGSVGRTLEEFKTSVMVAALSKVTFELTYEELLKRRLGKYKLQINAQPMQPVADFKIDVYINEDPGISFLEVNGGLKSQELFNAVISTLASSTKEAWVNFYPTREQQTKCCGENGLNGDLIIEYDVKRPNPNGQLRASSGYFVHYFAPTDIQQIPKNVVFIIDRSGSMYGRKMDQTRVAMLKILGDLGQDDYFGLITFDSTIRVWKTELLQATERNVDQAKDFVKNIRDGGATDINAAVLKGVEMIRNPREGSASILILLTDGDPTSGETNTERIQANVKKAIDGKFPLYCLGFGFDVNFDFLEKMAQENDGVARRIYEDSDADLQLQGFYEEVATPLLTDVQLKYPGAANLTQTSFRQYYNGSEIVVAGQITDNSLETLQTEVIAISKNTNVTYQDSTSAKDLIDVLPQHENVIQRLWAHLTVKQLLEKEVALTGHEKEAAKKKALDLSLKYEFVTPLTSMVVTKPQEEETQVAHKPKEGAETPKTYHRVKQHSPPLPHNPFGPQRFPGIHSGQHFIQVLPGQSGQPGNPGVSIHTGQGLLLEEAEHMGYLPPDLSTDDVDYNSPSLAVVVSPLLPGHPMPTFTTEDEPLHTTTPAVSVVRFLISAQPKQICYDTPVGHKLRLFLDGSSDISINGQLSEKGFTLVAIHYKTAKLLVSPNESVYSEGENSVKFVWGQPEPSSHESENMTIFQRTNELDITMGTVRVVILIHKNSGDVFLWPVVHKPGKDSNFRGILGKKDLQYEELQGSKLKINDQEVDATLSSAKDYRFAAAPGVECWLVPFQSALQGELSDFTVSQL; encoded by the exons ATGGAGAGAGCCACAATCCCATTAACTCTCTTGAGTATCTTAGCTATCGGTGTCATTTCTGCCCCGACCAAGAAG TCACGGGATGTTGACATCTACAGCTTCCACATCAATTCTACGGTAAACAGCCGCTACGCCATCACGACCATCACGAGCCGTGTGGGGAACCTCCTCGAGGAGTCCAAAGAGGTTCATTTCCAGGTCAAGATACCAAAAAATGCTTTAATCACCAAATTCAGGAT GACCACAGAAGGAAAGACATACGATGGAGttgtgaagaagaaagaagaggcAGAGCAGCAGTACAATGCGGCAGTATCCCGAGGACAAAGTGCCGGGATCGTCGG CTCGGTAGGACGAACGCTGGAGGAGTTTAAAACTTCGGTGATGGTGGCGGCTCTCAGTAAGGTGACCTTTGAACTCACCTACGAAGAGCTGCTAAAGCGACGGCTTGGCAAATACAAGTTACAAATCAATGCCCAACCGATGCAGCCTGTGGCAGATTTCAAG ATTGATGTGTATATTAATGAGGATCCAGGTATTTCCTTCCTGGAGGTAAACGGAGGGCTGAAATCTCAGGAGCTGTTCAATGCTGTAATCAGTACTCTAGCCAGCTCTACCAAAGAG gcATGGGTGAACTTTTACCCCACTCGTGAGCAGCAGACCAAGTGCTGTGGAGAAAATGGACTAAATGGAGACCTGATCATTGAGTACGACGTGAAGAGACCGAATCCAAATGGACAACTGAGG GCATCAAGCGGATATTTCGTCCACTACTTCGCACCCACAGATATTCAGCAAATCCCAAAAAATGTGGTTTTTATTATTGACCGAAGCGGCTCTATGTACGGCAGAAAGATGGACCAG ACTCGTGTGGCGATGTTGAAGATTTTGGGAGATCTTGGTCAGGACGATTACTTTGGCCTGATAACCTTTGACTCTACAATAAGGGTCTGGAAAACTGAACTTCTCCAAGCCACAGAAAGGAACGTTGATCAAGCGAAGGACTTTGTGAAGAACATTAGAGATGGAGGAG CCACGGACATCAACGCTGCAGTGCTGAAGGGGGTGGAAATGATCAGGAACCCCAGAGAGGGTTCTGCCTCCATCCTCATCCTGCTCACCGATGGAGACCCCACATCAG gtgaaacaaacacagaaagaaTTCAGGCCAATGTTAAAAAGGCCATTGATGGTAAATTTCCACTTTACTGTCTGGGGTTTGGATTTGACGTGAACTTTGACTTCTTGGAGAAAATGGCGCAGGAAAATGATGGAGTCGCACGCAGGATCTACGAGGACTCGGATGCTGACCTCCAGCTGCAG GGTTTCTATGAGGAAGTGGCCACGCCGCTCTTAACCGATGTCCAACTGAAATACCCCGGAGCTGCAAATCTCACCCAGACCAGCTTCAGGCAGTATTATAACGGCTCAGAGATCGTGGTGGCTGGACAAATCACAGACAACAGCCTGGAAACTTTACAAACCGAAGTCATCGCAATCTCA aaaaacacaaatgtcACGTACCAGGACTCCACGTCGGCAAAAGACCTCATTGATGTTTTACCGCAACATGAAAACGTCATCCAGAGACTGTGGGCTCATCTTACAGTGAAACAGCTCCTAGAGAAAGa agtggcCCTCACAGGACACGAGAAAGAAGCAGCCAAGAAAAAAGCTCTGGATCTTTCTCTGAAATATGAATTTGTGACTCCGCTCACCTCCATGGTGGTCACTAAGCCACAGGAAGAGGAGACACAAGTCGCCCACAAACCCAAGGAAGGTGCAGAGACACCCAAAACTTATCACAGAGTGAAGCAACATTCGCCTCCATTAC CACACAACCCATTTGGTCCACAAAGATTCCCAGGTATACACTCAGGACAACATTTTATACAAGTATTACCAGGACAATCAGGACAACCAGGAAACCCAGGTGTAAGCATACACACAGGACAAGGATTATTACTAGAAGAAGCAGAACACATGGGATATCTACCTCCAGACTTGTCGACTG ACGATGTAG actatAACAGCCCGTCATtag CAGTGGTTGTTAGCCCTTTGTTACCAGGACATCCCATGCCAACATTCACGACAGAAGATGAACCTCTGCACACTACTACCCCTGCAG TAAGTGTTGTGAGGTTCTTAATTTCTGCTCAGCCTAAACAGATCTGCTACGACACGCCTGTAGGACACAAACTCCGACTCTTTCTGGACGGCTCATCAG ATATCTCTATAAATGGGCAACTCTCAGAAAAAGGCTTTACGCTAGTTGCTATTCATTATAAAACAGCCAAGCTTCTTGTGAGTCCCAATGAAAGTGTCTACTCTGAAGGAGAGAACAGTGTGAAGTTCGTGTGGGGGCAGCCAGAGCCCAGCAGTCATGAGTCAGAGAA CATGACAATATTTCAAAGGACCAACGAGTTAGACATCACCATGGGAACTGTACGCGTCGTTATCCTCATTCATAAGAACAGTGGAGATGTTTTTCTGTGGCCCGTTGTTCATAAACCAGGAAAAGATTCTAACTTTAGAGGCATTCTGG GAAAAAAAGATCTTCAGTATGAAGAGCTCCAAGGATCAAAGTTGAAAATCAATGACCAGGAAGTTGATGCAACGCT GAGCTCTGCCAAAGACTACAGATTTGCTGCTGCCCCTGGTGTGGAATGTTGGCTTGTACCATTCCAGTCTGCCCTGCAGGGGGAGCTCTCTGACTTCACTGTCTCACAGCTGTAG
- the LOC113637040 gene encoding inter-alpha-trypsin inhibitor heavy chain H3-like isoform X6 encodes MERATIPLTLLSILAIGVISAPTKKSRDVDIYSFHINSTVNSRYAITTITSRVGNLLEESKEVHFQVKIPKNALITKFRMTTEGKTYDGVVKKKEEAEQQYNAAVSRGQSAGIVGSVGRTLEEFKTSVMVAALSKVTFELTYEELLKRRLGKYKLQINAQPMQPVADFKIDVYINEDPGISFLEVNGGLKSQELFNAVISTLASSTKEAWVNFYPTREQQTKCCGENGLNGDLIIEYDVKRPNPNGQLRASSGYFVHYFAPTDIQQIPKNVVFIIDRSGSMYGRKMDQTRVAMLKILGDLGQDDYFGLITFDSTIRVWKTELLQATERNVDQAKDFVKNIRDGGATDINAAVLKGVEMIRNPREGSASILILLTDGDPTSGETNTERIQANVKKAIDGKFPLYCLGFGFDVNFDFLEKMAQENDGVARRIYEDSDADLQLQGFYEEVATPLLTDVQLKYPGAANLTQTSFRQYYNGSEIVVAGQITDNSLETLQTEVIAISKNTNVTYQDSTSAKDLIDVLPQHENVIQRLWAHLTVKQLLEKEVALTGHEKEAAKKKALDLSLKYEFVTPLTSMVVTKPQEEETQVAHKPKEGAETPKTYHRVKQHSPPLPHNPFGPQRFPGIHSGQHFIQVLPGQSGQPGNPGVSIHTGQGLLLEEAEHMGYLPPDLSTVVVSPLLPGHPMPTFTTEDEPLHTTTPAVSVVRFLISAQPKQICYDTPVGHKLRLFLDGSSDISINGQLSEKGFTLVAIHYKTAKLLVSPNESVYSEGENSVKFVWGQPEPSSHESENMTIFQRTNELDITMGTVRVVILIHKNSGDVFLWPVVHKPGKDSNFRGILGKKDLQYEELQGSKLKINDQEVDATLSSAKDYRFAAAPGVECWLVPFQSALQGELSDFTVSQL; translated from the exons ATGGAGAGAGCCACAATCCCATTAACTCTCTTGAGTATCTTAGCTATCGGTGTCATTTCTGCCCCGACCAAGAAG TCACGGGATGTTGACATCTACAGCTTCCACATCAATTCTACGGTAAACAGCCGCTACGCCATCACGACCATCACGAGCCGTGTGGGGAACCTCCTCGAGGAGTCCAAAGAGGTTCATTTCCAGGTCAAGATACCAAAAAATGCTTTAATCACCAAATTCAGGAT GACCACAGAAGGAAAGACATACGATGGAGttgtgaagaagaaagaagaggcAGAGCAGCAGTACAATGCGGCAGTATCCCGAGGACAAAGTGCCGGGATCGTCGG CTCGGTAGGACGAACGCTGGAGGAGTTTAAAACTTCGGTGATGGTGGCGGCTCTCAGTAAGGTGACCTTTGAACTCACCTACGAAGAGCTGCTAAAGCGACGGCTTGGCAAATACAAGTTACAAATCAATGCCCAACCGATGCAGCCTGTGGCAGATTTCAAG ATTGATGTGTATATTAATGAGGATCCAGGTATTTCCTTCCTGGAGGTAAACGGAGGGCTGAAATCTCAGGAGCTGTTCAATGCTGTAATCAGTACTCTAGCCAGCTCTACCAAAGAG gcATGGGTGAACTTTTACCCCACTCGTGAGCAGCAGACCAAGTGCTGTGGAGAAAATGGACTAAATGGAGACCTGATCATTGAGTACGACGTGAAGAGACCGAATCCAAATGGACAACTGAGG GCATCAAGCGGATATTTCGTCCACTACTTCGCACCCACAGATATTCAGCAAATCCCAAAAAATGTGGTTTTTATTATTGACCGAAGCGGCTCTATGTACGGCAGAAAGATGGACCAG ACTCGTGTGGCGATGTTGAAGATTTTGGGAGATCTTGGTCAGGACGATTACTTTGGCCTGATAACCTTTGACTCTACAATAAGGGTCTGGAAAACTGAACTTCTCCAAGCCACAGAAAGGAACGTTGATCAAGCGAAGGACTTTGTGAAGAACATTAGAGATGGAGGAG CCACGGACATCAACGCTGCAGTGCTGAAGGGGGTGGAAATGATCAGGAACCCCAGAGAGGGTTCTGCCTCCATCCTCATCCTGCTCACCGATGGAGACCCCACATCAG gtgaaacaaacacagaaagaaTTCAGGCCAATGTTAAAAAGGCCATTGATGGTAAATTTCCACTTTACTGTCTGGGGTTTGGATTTGACGTGAACTTTGACTTCTTGGAGAAAATGGCGCAGGAAAATGATGGAGTCGCACGCAGGATCTACGAGGACTCGGATGCTGACCTCCAGCTGCAG GGTTTCTATGAGGAAGTGGCCACGCCGCTCTTAACCGATGTCCAACTGAAATACCCCGGAGCTGCAAATCTCACCCAGACCAGCTTCAGGCAGTATTATAACGGCTCAGAGATCGTGGTGGCTGGACAAATCACAGACAACAGCCTGGAAACTTTACAAACCGAAGTCATCGCAATCTCA aaaaacacaaatgtcACGTACCAGGACTCCACGTCGGCAAAAGACCTCATTGATGTTTTACCGCAACATGAAAACGTCATCCAGAGACTGTGGGCTCATCTTACAGTGAAACAGCTCCTAGAGAAAGa agtggcCCTCACAGGACACGAGAAAGAAGCAGCCAAGAAAAAAGCTCTGGATCTTTCTCTGAAATATGAATTTGTGACTCCGCTCACCTCCATGGTGGTCACTAAGCCACAGGAAGAGGAGACACAAGTCGCCCACAAACCCAAGGAAGGTGCAGAGACACCCAAAACTTATCACAGAGTGAAGCAACATTCGCCTCCATTAC CACACAACCCATTTGGTCCACAAAGATTCCCAGGTATACACTCAGGACAACATTTTATACAAGTATTACCAGGACAATCAGGACAACCAGGAAACCCAGGTGTAAGCATACACACAGGACAAGGATTATTACTAGAAGAAGCAGAACACATGGGATATCTACCTCCAGACTTGTCGACTG TGGTTGTTAGCCCTTTGTTACCAGGACATCCCATGCCAACATTCACGACAGAAGATGAACCTCTGCACACTACTACCCCTGCAG TAAGTGTTGTGAGGTTCTTAATTTCTGCTCAGCCTAAACAGATCTGCTACGACACGCCTGTAGGACACAAACTCCGACTCTTTCTGGACGGCTCATCAG ATATCTCTATAAATGGGCAACTCTCAGAAAAAGGCTTTACGCTAGTTGCTATTCATTATAAAACAGCCAAGCTTCTTGTGAGTCCCAATGAAAGTGTCTACTCTGAAGGAGAGAACAGTGTGAAGTTCGTGTGGGGGCAGCCAGAGCCCAGCAGTCATGAGTCAGAGAA CATGACAATATTTCAAAGGACCAACGAGTTAGACATCACCATGGGAACTGTACGCGTCGTTATCCTCATTCATAAGAACAGTGGAGATGTTTTTCTGTGGCCCGTTGTTCATAAACCAGGAAAAGATTCTAACTTTAGAGGCATTCTGG GAAAAAAAGATCTTCAGTATGAAGAGCTCCAAGGATCAAAGTTGAAAATCAATGACCAGGAAGTTGATGCAACGCT GAGCTCTGCCAAAGACTACAGATTTGCTGCTGCCCCTGGTGTGGAATGTTGGCTTGTACCATTCCAGTCTGCCCTGCAGGGGGAGCTCTCTGACTTCACTGTCTCACAGCTGTAG
- the LOC113637040 gene encoding inter-alpha-trypsin inhibitor heavy chain H3-like isoform X2 — translation MERATIPLTLLSILAIGVISAPTKKSRDVDIYSFHINSTVNSRYAITTITSRVGNLLEESKEVHFQVKIPKNALITKFRMTTEGKTYDGVVKKKEEAEQQYNAAVSRGQSAGIVGSVGRTLEEFKTSVMVAALSKVTFELTYEELLKRRLGKYKLQINAQPMQPVADFKIDVYINEDPGISFLEVNGGLKSQELFNAVISTLASSTKEAWVNFYPTREQQTKCCGENGLNGDLIIEYDVKRPNPNGQLRASSGYFVHYFAPTDIQQIPKNVVFIIDRSGSMYGRKMDQTRVAMLKILGDLGQDDYFGLITFDSTIRVWKTELLQATERNVDQAKDFVKNIRDGGATDINAAVLKGVEMIRNPREGSASILILLTDGDPTSGETNTERIQANVKKAIDGKFPLYCLGFGFDVNFDFLEKMAQENDGVARRIYEDSDADLQLQGFYEEVATPLLTDVQLKYPGAANLTQTSFRQYYNGSEIVVAGQITDNSLETLQTEVIAISKNTNVTYQDSTSAKDLIDVLPQHENVIQRLWAHLTVKQLLEKEVALTGHEKEAAKKKALDLSLKYEFVTPLTSMVVTKPQEEETQVAHKPKEGAETPKTYHRVKQHSPPLPHNPFGPQRFPGIHSGQHFIQVLPGQSGQPGNPGVSIHTGQGLLLEEAEHMGYLPPDLSTDDVDYNSPSLVVVSPLLPGHPMPTFTTEDEPLHTTTPAVSVVRFLISAQPKQICYDTPVGHKLRLFLDGSSDISINGQLSEKGFTLVAIHYKTAKLLVSPNESVYSEGENSVKFVWGQPEPSSHESENMTIFQRTNELDITMGTVRVVILIHKNSGDVFLWPVVHKPGKDSNFRGILGKKDLQYEELQGSKLKINDQEVDATLSSAKDYRFAAAPGVECWLVPFQSALQGELSDFTVSQL, via the exons ATGGAGAGAGCCACAATCCCATTAACTCTCTTGAGTATCTTAGCTATCGGTGTCATTTCTGCCCCGACCAAGAAG TCACGGGATGTTGACATCTACAGCTTCCACATCAATTCTACGGTAAACAGCCGCTACGCCATCACGACCATCACGAGCCGTGTGGGGAACCTCCTCGAGGAGTCCAAAGAGGTTCATTTCCAGGTCAAGATACCAAAAAATGCTTTAATCACCAAATTCAGGAT GACCACAGAAGGAAAGACATACGATGGAGttgtgaagaagaaagaagaggcAGAGCAGCAGTACAATGCGGCAGTATCCCGAGGACAAAGTGCCGGGATCGTCGG CTCGGTAGGACGAACGCTGGAGGAGTTTAAAACTTCGGTGATGGTGGCGGCTCTCAGTAAGGTGACCTTTGAACTCACCTACGAAGAGCTGCTAAAGCGACGGCTTGGCAAATACAAGTTACAAATCAATGCCCAACCGATGCAGCCTGTGGCAGATTTCAAG ATTGATGTGTATATTAATGAGGATCCAGGTATTTCCTTCCTGGAGGTAAACGGAGGGCTGAAATCTCAGGAGCTGTTCAATGCTGTAATCAGTACTCTAGCCAGCTCTACCAAAGAG gcATGGGTGAACTTTTACCCCACTCGTGAGCAGCAGACCAAGTGCTGTGGAGAAAATGGACTAAATGGAGACCTGATCATTGAGTACGACGTGAAGAGACCGAATCCAAATGGACAACTGAGG GCATCAAGCGGATATTTCGTCCACTACTTCGCACCCACAGATATTCAGCAAATCCCAAAAAATGTGGTTTTTATTATTGACCGAAGCGGCTCTATGTACGGCAGAAAGATGGACCAG ACTCGTGTGGCGATGTTGAAGATTTTGGGAGATCTTGGTCAGGACGATTACTTTGGCCTGATAACCTTTGACTCTACAATAAGGGTCTGGAAAACTGAACTTCTCCAAGCCACAGAAAGGAACGTTGATCAAGCGAAGGACTTTGTGAAGAACATTAGAGATGGAGGAG CCACGGACATCAACGCTGCAGTGCTGAAGGGGGTGGAAATGATCAGGAACCCCAGAGAGGGTTCTGCCTCCATCCTCATCCTGCTCACCGATGGAGACCCCACATCAG gtgaaacaaacacagaaagaaTTCAGGCCAATGTTAAAAAGGCCATTGATGGTAAATTTCCACTTTACTGTCTGGGGTTTGGATTTGACGTGAACTTTGACTTCTTGGAGAAAATGGCGCAGGAAAATGATGGAGTCGCACGCAGGATCTACGAGGACTCGGATGCTGACCTCCAGCTGCAG GGTTTCTATGAGGAAGTGGCCACGCCGCTCTTAACCGATGTCCAACTGAAATACCCCGGAGCTGCAAATCTCACCCAGACCAGCTTCAGGCAGTATTATAACGGCTCAGAGATCGTGGTGGCTGGACAAATCACAGACAACAGCCTGGAAACTTTACAAACCGAAGTCATCGCAATCTCA aaaaacacaaatgtcACGTACCAGGACTCCACGTCGGCAAAAGACCTCATTGATGTTTTACCGCAACATGAAAACGTCATCCAGAGACTGTGGGCTCATCTTACAGTGAAACAGCTCCTAGAGAAAGa agtggcCCTCACAGGACACGAGAAAGAAGCAGCCAAGAAAAAAGCTCTGGATCTTTCTCTGAAATATGAATTTGTGACTCCGCTCACCTCCATGGTGGTCACTAAGCCACAGGAAGAGGAGACACAAGTCGCCCACAAACCCAAGGAAGGTGCAGAGACACCCAAAACTTATCACAGAGTGAAGCAACATTCGCCTCCATTAC CACACAACCCATTTGGTCCACAAAGATTCCCAGGTATACACTCAGGACAACATTTTATACAAGTATTACCAGGACAATCAGGACAACCAGGAAACCCAGGTGTAAGCATACACACAGGACAAGGATTATTACTAGAAGAAGCAGAACACATGGGATATCTACCTCCAGACTTGTCGACTG ACGATGTAG actatAACAGCCCGTCATtag TGGTTGTTAGCCCTTTGTTACCAGGACATCCCATGCCAACATTCACGACAGAAGATGAACCTCTGCACACTACTACCCCTGCAG TAAGTGTTGTGAGGTTCTTAATTTCTGCTCAGCCTAAACAGATCTGCTACGACACGCCTGTAGGACACAAACTCCGACTCTTTCTGGACGGCTCATCAG ATATCTCTATAAATGGGCAACTCTCAGAAAAAGGCTTTACGCTAGTTGCTATTCATTATAAAACAGCCAAGCTTCTTGTGAGTCCCAATGAAAGTGTCTACTCTGAAGGAGAGAACAGTGTGAAGTTCGTGTGGGGGCAGCCAGAGCCCAGCAGTCATGAGTCAGAGAA CATGACAATATTTCAAAGGACCAACGAGTTAGACATCACCATGGGAACTGTACGCGTCGTTATCCTCATTCATAAGAACAGTGGAGATGTTTTTCTGTGGCCCGTTGTTCATAAACCAGGAAAAGATTCTAACTTTAGAGGCATTCTGG GAAAAAAAGATCTTCAGTATGAAGAGCTCCAAGGATCAAAGTTGAAAATCAATGACCAGGAAGTTGATGCAACGCT GAGCTCTGCCAAAGACTACAGATTTGCTGCTGCCCCTGGTGTGGAATGTTGGCTTGTACCATTCCAGTCTGCCCTGCAGGGGGAGCTCTCTGACTTCACTGTCTCACAGCTGTAG